A genomic stretch from Hemitrygon akajei chromosome 10, sHemAka1.3, whole genome shotgun sequence includes:
- the ndufa5 gene encoding NADH dehydrogenase [ubiquinone] 1 alpha subcomplex subunit 5 isoform X1, whose amino-acid sequence MAGVLKKTTGLVGLAVAQNPLEQLKILYTRVLTILESIPPEAAYRKYTEQIINERFNMIKTENNIQKIEDKINCGQIEEIISQAESELSLAKKMAKWKPWEPLIEEAPHNQWKWPI is encoded by the exons ACCACTGGACTGGTGGGTCTTGCTGTGGCCCAGAATCCTCTTGAG caatTGAAAATTTTGTACACAAGAGTCCTCACGATACTTGAGTCAATCCCTCCAGAAGCAGCTTATAGGAAATACACTGAGCAGATCATCAATGAAAGATTTAACATGATCAAAACA GAGAATAATATTCAAAAAATAGAAGACAAAATCAACTGTGGCCAGATAGAAGAAATTATTTCACAG GCTGAGAGTGAACTTTCTCTTGCAAAGAAAATGGCCAAGTGGAAACCTTGGGAGCCACTAATAGAAGAAGCCCCTCACAACCAATGGAAATGGCCAATTTAA
- the ndufa5 gene encoding NADH dehydrogenase [ubiquinone] 1 alpha subcomplex subunit 5 isoform X2 codes for MTTGLVGLAVAQNPLEQLKILYTRVLTILESIPPEAAYRKYTEQIINERFNMIKTENNIQKIEDKINCGQIEEIISQAESELSLAKKMAKWKPWEPLIEEAPHNQWKWPI; via the exons ACCACTGGACTGGTGGGTCTTGCTGTGGCCCAGAATCCTCTTGAG caatTGAAAATTTTGTACACAAGAGTCCTCACGATACTTGAGTCAATCCCTCCAGAAGCAGCTTATAGGAAATACACTGAGCAGATCATCAATGAAAGATTTAACATGATCAAAACA GAGAATAATATTCAAAAAATAGAAGACAAAATCAACTGTGGCCAGATAGAAGAAATTATTTCACAG GCTGAGAGTGAACTTTCTCTTGCAAAGAAAATGGCCAAGTGGAAACCTTGGGAGCCACTAATAGAAGAAGCCCCTCACAACCAATGGAAATGGCCAATTTAA